In the Chryseobacterium sp. MYb264 genome, one interval contains:
- a CDS encoding DUF1223 domain-containing protein has product MILKNLIGTAAFVAIMFTVSAFSCTDKTEEIYQNHTSNDRGFAVLELFTSEGCSSCPPADQLMGEIEKQYKDQPVYILAYHVDYWNNLGWKDKFSSIENSKRQQQYAQTLRSQVYTPQLVVNGKKEFVGSDRDAVENGIQTALLNSNNTKIDLSTKVSEKEITINFKTAENNSQNKLLITLVEKKSSTNVQRGENEGRHLVHWQIVHQQNQISLKNSTEGTTSFKLPENFNTNDWEIIGMIQNVKTGEIVGSTKSSF; this is encoded by the coding sequence ATGATACTTAAAAATCTAATAGGAACCGCCGCTTTCGTAGCCATTATGTTCACCGTTTCAGCTTTTTCCTGCACGGATAAAACTGAAGAAATTTATCAAAATCATACTTCAAATGATCGTGGCTTTGCCGTTCTGGAACTGTTTACCTCAGAAGGCTGCTCGAGCTGTCCGCCTGCAGATCAGCTGATGGGTGAAATTGAAAAACAATATAAAGATCAACCCGTCTACATCCTCGCCTATCACGTTGATTACTGGAATAATCTGGGTTGGAAAGATAAGTTTAGCAGCATTGAAAATTCGAAACGTCAGCAACAATATGCCCAGACTTTACGATCACAGGTTTACACACCGCAATTGGTTGTAAACGGAAAAAAAGAATTCGTTGGTTCTGATCGAGATGCTGTAGAAAACGGAATTCAAACAGCTTTATTAAATTCTAACAATACTAAAATTGATTTGTCCACTAAAGTCTCTGAGAAAGAAATTACTATAAATTTTAAAACTGCGGAAAATAATTCTCAAAACAAATTATTAATCACTTTAGTTGAAAAAAAGTCTTCAACAAATGTACAAAGAGGTGAAAATGAAGGTCGTCATTTGGTGCATTGGCAGATTGTTCATCAACAAAATCAAATTTCTTTAAAAAATTCAACAGAAGGAACAACGAGTTTTAAACTTCCGGAAAACTTCAACACCAATGATTGGGAAATTATCGGAATGATTCAAAATGTAAAAACCGGAGAAATCGTGGGTTCTACAAAATCTTCTTTCTAA
- a CDS encoding DoxX family protein, with translation MKTKTTKIIFWSGAIFMSLWFGASGFFELTKNPVVWDITRQLGYPPHFIYILGVFKLSGILVLLVPNRLLRLKEWVFAGMFFDIIFAFFSKIAVLGFPATIDAIVAFTVLSVTYLMFRKLYTSELVFGEI, from the coding sequence ATGAAAACAAAAACAACAAAAATCATCTTTTGGTCAGGAGCAATTTTTATGTCATTATGGTTCGGGGCAAGCGGTTTTTTTGAACTCACAAAAAATCCTGTAGTATGGGATATCACAAGGCAATTAGGCTATCCACCGCATTTTATCTACATTTTAGGAGTATTCAAATTATCCGGAATTTTAGTTTTATTAGTTCCTAATCGATTACTACGACTGAAAGAATGGGTTTTCGCAGGAATGTTCTTTGATATTATCTTCGCCTTCTTTTCAAAAATTGCAGTATTGGGCTTTCCGGCAACCATTGATGCTATTGTAGCCTTCACCGTACTTTCAGTTACTTATCTTATGTTCAGAAAATTATATACTTCGGAATTAGTTTTTGGAGAAATTTAA
- a CDS encoding SDR family oxidoreductase, translating to MNKFNNKLAIVTGGNSGIGYATAKELIANGAKVIITGRRIEAIEKAGEELGAIPFVADQGKLEDIETLKTDVEKQFGKVDILFINAGITGTLGSIENMSSENFDNVMDINFRGSYFTLSKFIPLLNDGASVVFLSSNVATTSKPNSSIYQASKAALNSIAKTAAAELAPRKIRVNMVSPGPTKTEIMTKAGLDEKTMEGLDEWLISGIPLQKMGTAEDVAKAVVYLSDNSVASFMTGTEILIDGGMIL from the coding sequence ATGAATAAATTTAATAACAAATTAGCCATCGTAACAGGCGGAAACAGCGGAATCGGATATGCAACCGCAAAAGAATTAATTGCAAATGGAGCAAAAGTAATCATCACAGGAAGACGAATAGAAGCTATTGAAAAAGCTGGGGAAGAATTGGGAGCCATTCCTTTTGTGGCAGATCAGGGAAAACTGGAAGATATTGAAACGTTAAAAACTGATGTTGAAAAACAATTTGGGAAAGTAGATATTCTGTTTATTAATGCGGGAATTACCGGAACTTTAGGCTCTATCGAAAATATGAGTTCGGAAAATTTCGACAATGTGATGGATATCAATTTCAGAGGATCTTATTTTACTTTGAGTAAATTTATTCCTCTATTGAACGATGGTGCTTCAGTAGTGTTCCTTTCATCCAACGTTGCAACGACATCCAAACCGAACAGTTCGATTTATCAGGCAAGTAAAGCAGCCTTAAATTCTATTGCAAAAACGGCTGCCGCTGAATTGGCTCCAAGAAAAATAAGAGTCAATATGGTAAGTCCGGGACCTACAAAAACAGAAATCATGACAAAAGCCGGATTGGACGAAAAAACTATGGAAGGTCTTGATGAATGGTTAATCAGCGGAATTCCTTTACAAAAAATGGGAACTGCAGAGGATGTCGCCAAAGCTGTTGTTTACTTATCAGACAATTCTGTGGCGAGCTTTATGACAGGGACTGAAATCCTGATCGATGGCGGAATGATTCTATAG
- a CDS encoding heme-binding domain-containing protein, which translates to MDTVKKKKNPIAIAFLAVLGMFGGLQFFNQPLEGKTVTKHIEAPREVISILENSCFNCHSNQQNLSWYDKIAPISWAVNKDVKRAREVLNFSEYNFSKGEHLGNMYAILNMMQSGKMPLHNYTLLHPSAKISQKDIDVIKKYTLSLADVNSAKKEKKNIHQNIESLKNTTPSKFPVSPNGVKYSDDYKNWKVISMSTLFDNSVRVIYGNDIAVKALETENLKPWPDGSIVVKSVWKQEKLADGEVRAGEFVNAQFMVKDSKKYTDTEGWGFAKFSGKDLHPSGKTASFAKESCIACHRQLAEKTGYLFDVPMKVKTERLIKNLQK; encoded by the coding sequence ATGGATACCGTTAAAAAGAAAAAAAATCCCATTGCCATTGCTTTTCTGGCAGTTTTGGGAATGTTTGGAGGATTGCAATTTTTCAATCAGCCTTTGGAAGGAAAAACAGTGACAAAACACATTGAAGCGCCGCGAGAAGTCATTTCCATTTTGGAAAATTCTTGTTTTAATTGTCATTCTAATCAACAAAATTTAAGTTGGTACGACAAGATTGCTCCAATTTCATGGGCGGTGAACAAAGATGTGAAAAGAGCGAGAGAAGTCCTCAATTTTTCAGAATATAATTTTTCTAAAGGTGAACATCTTGGTAATATGTACGCCATTCTCAACATGATGCAAAGTGGAAAAATGCCCCTACACAACTACACGCTTCTTCATCCTTCTGCAAAAATTTCACAAAAAGATATTGATGTCATTAAAAAATATACGCTTTCTTTAGCAGACGTTAATTCAGCTAAAAAGGAAAAGAAAAACATTCATCAAAATATCGAATCACTAAAAAATACCACACCTTCAAAATTTCCTGTTTCGCCAAACGGAGTAAAATACAGCGATGATTATAAAAACTGGAAAGTGATCAGTATGAGTACTCTTTTTGATAATTCAGTGAGAGTAATTTACGGAAATGACATTGCAGTAAAAGCCCTTGAAACAGAAAATCTAAAACCTTGGCCAGATGGAAGTATCGTCGTAAAGTCAGTTTGGAAACAGGAAAAACTTGCCGATGGAGAAGTAAGAGCCGGAGAATTTGTGAATGCACAATTTATGGTTAAAGATTCTAAAAAATATACAGATACTGAAGGTTGGGGATTTGCCAAGTTTTCAGGAAAAGATCTTCATCCCAGCGGAAAAACAGCATCGTTTGCGAAAGAATCCTGCATAGCCTGTCACCGACAATTAGCCGAAAAAACGGGATACCTTTTTGATGTTCCCATGAAAGTAAAAACAGAAAGATTAATTAAAAACCTTCAGAAATAA
- a CDS encoding winged helix-turn-helix transcriptional regulator produces the protein MERDQNEELRALQDTLYFIGGKWRIPVINSLCNGNRRFREIERSIPGITTRMLSKELKDMELNKLVKRNVYPETPVLIEYEPTEYCRTFGNIISEMISWGREHRKVIVEDGFKH, from the coding sequence ATGGAAAGAGATCAAAACGAGGAACTTAGAGCGTTACAGGACACGCTTTATTTCATTGGCGGAAAGTGGAGAATTCCTGTCATTAACTCCCTTTGCAACGGCAACAGACGTTTCCGAGAAATTGAAAGAAGTATTCCGGGGATTACCACTAGAATGCTCTCTAAAGAATTGAAAGATATGGAACTGAATAAGCTGGTGAAACGAAATGTTTATCCAGAAACTCCGGTTTTAATTGAATATGAGCCTACCGAATACTGCAGAACATTTGGAAATATTATCAGTGAAATGATCAGTTGGGGTAGGGAACATCGAAAAGTGATTGTAGAGGATGGTTTTAAACACTAA
- a CDS encoding LytR/AlgR family response regulator transcription factor: protein MNIIIIEDEFRAAKSLQNLILDLKPEAKIIDVFDSIETSVEALSKGIKPDLIFMDIHLSDGLSFEIFKQTEITCPVVFCTAFDQYMLDAFKSKGVDYVLKPFSREDIAEAFRKVEELKKFFQKTELPDLEALLQKIAQPQTAAKSSFLVFKNQKYTTIATENIAYFFIHNEITHLMTFDKQQFQLTQTLGQIAEQVSQKQFFRVNRQYIVNFSAIKEMEHYFQRKILVKLTVETPEQLLINKEKSHSFFTWLEDR from the coding sequence ATGAATATCATCATTATTGAAGACGAATTCCGTGCAGCCAAATCTCTGCAAAATTTAATTTTAGACTTAAAACCAGAAGCCAAAATCATTGATGTTTTCGACAGTATTGAAACCAGCGTAGAAGCTTTATCAAAAGGAATCAAACCCGATTTGATATTCATGGATATCCATCTTTCTGACGGACTTTCTTTTGAAATTTTTAAGCAAACGGAAATTACTTGTCCGGTTGTTTTTTGCACAGCTTTCGATCAATATATGCTGGATGCTTTTAAAAGCAAAGGTGTCGATTATGTGCTGAAACCATTTTCACGTGAAGACATTGCCGAAGCTTTCAGAAAAGTAGAAGAATTAAAGAAATTTTTTCAGAAAACTGAACTTCCCGATCTTGAAGCACTTTTACAAAAAATTGCACAACCTCAAACAGCTGCAAAAAGTAGTTTTTTAGTCTTTAAAAATCAAAAATATACAACGATTGCAACAGAAAACATTGCGTATTTTTTCATTCATAATGAGATCACCCATTTAATGACTTTTGACAAACAACAATTTCAACTGACTCAAACGTTGGGACAAATAGCGGAACAGGTTTCCCAAAAACAGTTTTTCAGAGTAAACCGTCAATATATCGTCAATTTTAGCGCTATTAAAGAAATGGAACATTATTTTCAGCGTAAGATTTTAGTAAAACTTACGGTTGAAACTCCCGAGCAACTTCTGATTAATAAAGAAAAATCGCATAGTTTTTTCACCTGGCTGGAAGACCGCTAA
- a CDS encoding sensor histidine kinase — translation MQQQKIKISSAVIWISSLFLGILSSVPQLASHAFNWQEAVVNSAITAAFSVIMWYLNIYMLNQNSGKRRQNISYSRLMVILAFGMVVMFGLAWIQQLILSHINFGPTMLMIEVRGILINLVCYMFLTLLQNNYAGQQVQLELEKVKSDNLGAQYELLKQQVNPHFLFNSLNTLKSMVETHDAESVDFIMKLSDFYRFTLESRKLDLITVQEEMKIIDSYIFLQKARFGEGITLTNELSNEVSKTLIPPFTLQLLVENCIKHNIVSQSKPLHIKIYNFENKLIIENPIQKKMTVEDSLGIGLDNVKMRYKHLVEQEIEINSDEKIFQIKLPFIHEYHHY, via the coding sequence ATGCAACAGCAAAAAATAAAAATCTCGTCAGCCGTCATTTGGATAAGTTCTCTATTCTTAGGGATTTTATCTTCTGTTCCTCAGTTGGCCTCTCATGCCTTCAATTGGCAGGAAGCCGTGGTAAATTCAGCAATTACAGCCGCTTTTTCGGTCATCATGTGGTACCTCAACATCTATATGCTGAATCAAAATTCAGGAAAAAGACGACAGAATATTTCCTATTCGCGATTAATGGTTATCCTCGCGTTCGGAATGGTTGTCATGTTTGGTCTAGCGTGGATTCAACAACTTATTCTATCACACATTAATTTTGGACCCACGATGTTAATGATCGAAGTTCGCGGAATTTTAATCAATCTCGTTTGCTATATGTTTTTGACTTTACTTCAAAATAATTATGCAGGTCAGCAGGTTCAGCTCGAACTGGAAAAAGTAAAGAGTGATAACCTTGGTGCTCAGTATGAATTGTTGAAACAGCAGGTAAATCCGCATTTTTTATTTAACAGTTTAAATACATTAAAATCAATGGTGGAAACTCATGATGCAGAATCTGTTGATTTCATTATGAAACTATCTGATTTTTATCGATTTACATTAGAAAGCAGAAAATTAGACTTAATTACTGTTCAGGAAGAAATGAAAATTATTGATTCGTATATTTTTCTACAAAAAGCACGTTTCGGAGAAGGAATTACATTAACGAATGAATTAAGTAATGAAGTTTCAAAAACATTAATTCCACCTTTTACCTTACAATTATTAGTTGAGAACTGTATTAAACATAATATTGTTTCACAAAGCAAACCTTTACATATCAAGATTTATAATTTTGAAAATAAATTAATCATTGAAAATCCAATCCAGAAAAAAATGACTGTGGAAGACTCTTTAGGAATTGGACTTGATAACGTAAAAATGCGCTACAAACACCTTGTAGAACAGGAAATAGAAATTAATTCAGACGAAAAAATCTTTCAAATAAAACTACCATTTATTCATGAATATCATCATTATTGA
- a CDS encoding MFS transporter, whose product MKTLKEKNQFIATILAFAVIPMSGLATDIYLPSMPSMATDLHQPESNIQLTLSIFLISYGLTQFFAGSIVDSFGRYRVSMASLALFVVSFLITATTQNIFVIYVMRVLQGILSGFAVVSKRAFFVDVYEGEERKHYLSIMTIVWSVGPIIAPFIGGYLQKIFGWQSNFYVLAGYSLLLLILEFIFSGETLKKRNPFHVQFLLKEYESMFKAKDFFYGMVMCGLSYSMIMFFNLCGSFIIEHKMGYSEVVAGYVSLILGFAWMTGGFLGKALINKAFLPKIRYANFIQLFLIILMFIASYFSNNIYSLVAFAFVIHVTAGFIFNNYFSYCIGRFPNSAGIAGGLTGGIAFIITSAISYGIVAIIKPQIQLEVAEGYFVLGVLGLFILSMIKLRKAHA is encoded by the coding sequence ATGAAAACTCTTAAAGAAAAAAATCAATTTATTGCCACCATTTTAGCTTTTGCTGTGATTCCGATGTCGGGTTTGGCAACAGATATCTATTTACCATCAATGCCAAGTATGGCAACCGATCTTCATCAGCCTGAAAGTAATATTCAGCTTACATTATCCATATTTTTAATCAGTTACGGACTGACTCAGTTTTTTGCAGGAAGTATCGTAGATTCTTTCGGAAGATATAGGGTTTCAATGGCTTCTTTAGCGTTATTTGTAGTTTCATTTTTAATCACAGCCACTACTCAGAATATTTTCGTGATTTATGTGATGCGTGTTTTACAGGGAATTTTATCCGGATTCGCTGTAGTGTCAAAACGTGCTTTTTTTGTAGATGTATATGAAGGGGAGGAAAGGAAGCATTATTTGAGTATCATGACGATTGTATGGTCTGTTGGACCTATCATTGCGCCTTTTATTGGTGGATATTTGCAGAAAATTTTCGGATGGCAGTCAAACTTCTATGTTCTGGCGGGGTACAGTTTATTGCTTTTAATTTTAGAGTTTATATTTTCCGGTGAAACGTTGAAAAAAAGAAATCCTTTTCATGTTCAGTTTCTTTTGAAAGAATATGAATCTATGTTTAAGGCAAAAGACTTCTTTTACGGAATGGTGATGTGCGGATTGAGTTATTCGATGATTATGTTCTTTAACCTATGCGGTTCTTTCATTATTGAACACAAGATGGGCTATTCTGAAGTGGTTGCAGGCTATGTTTCTTTGATTCTCGGATTTGCCTGGATGACGGGTGGATTTTTAGGAAAAGCATTAATCAATAAAGCATTTTTGCCTAAAATTCGTTATGCTAACTTTATCCAATTATTTTTAATCATTTTGATGTTTATTGCATCATATTTTTCAAATAATATTTACAGCTTGGTCGCATTTGCATTTGTAATTCACGTAACGGCCGGATTTATTTTTAATAATTACTTTTCTTATTGTATCGGAAGGTTCCCGAATTCTGCTGGAATTGCCGGTGGTTTAACGGGCGGAATTGCCTTTATCATTACATCAGCCATCAGCTACGGAATTGTAGCAATCATCAAACCTCAGATTCAGTTGGAAGTGGCAGAAGGTTATTTTGTGCTGGGAGTTTTAGGATTATTTATTCTAAGTATGATCAAATTAAGAAAGGCTCACGCGTAA